Proteins from a single region of Prinia subflava isolate CZ2003 ecotype Zambia chromosome 10, Cam_Psub_1.2, whole genome shotgun sequence:
- the PLPP6 gene encoding polyisoprenoid diphosphate/phosphate phosphohydrolase PLPP6, producing MPSPRSSRERRGGSGGRLEFLSLSQRGPAAPDSPSRRKEPAGAAAAPLPEEDCMKLNPSFVGIALSSLLAIDLWASKRLGVCAGEGSAWGSARPLMKVIEVSGHGIPWLLGTFYGLCQSDSPAAREVLLNLLFALLLDLVMVAAVKGLVKRPRPTHNKMDMFVTISVDKYSFPSGHATRAALVCRFVLRHLVLAVPLRVLVVLWALVVSISRVMLGRHNMTDVLFGLLLGYALYGVVERCWLSPATAPALFALWSH from the exons ATGCCGAGCCCCCGGAGCAGCCGCGAGCGacgcggcggcagcggcggccgccTGGAGTTCCTGTCGCTGAGCCAGCGCGGGCCCGCCGCCCCTGACAGCCCCTCCCGCCGCAAGGAGCCCGccggcgccgcggccgcgccgctgCCCGAGGAGGACTGCATGAAGCTGAACCCGTCCTTCGTGGGCATCgccctcagctccctgctcGCCATCGATCTCTGGGCCTCCAAGCGCCTGGGGGTGTGCGCCGGAGAGGGCTCGGCCTggggcagcgcccgcccccTGATGAAGGTCATCGAGGTGTCGGGCCACGGCATCCCCTGGCTGCTCGGCACCTTCTACGGGCTCTGCCAGAGTGACAGCCCGGCGGCCAGGGAGGTGCTGCTCAACCTGCTCTTCG CATTGCTGCTGGACCTGGTGATGGTGGCGGCGGTGAAGGGGCTCGTCAAGCGGCCGCGGCCCACACACAACAAGATGGACATGTTCGTCACCATCTCGGTGGACAAGTACTCCTTCCCCTCGGGCCACGCCACCAGGGCCGCTCTCGTCTGCCGCTTCGTCCTGCGCCACCTGGTCCTGGCCGTCCCGCTGCGGGTGCTCGTGGTGCTCTGGGCTCTCGTCGTCAGCATCTCCCGGGTCATGCTGGGCAGGCACAACATGACGGACGTGCTCTtcgggctgctgctgggctaCGCGCTGTACGGCGTGGTGGAGCGCTGCTGGCTGTCCCCGGCCACCGCGCCCGCCCTCTTCGCGCTCTGGAGCCACTAA
- the LOC134555244 gene encoding flavin-containing monooxygenase 5-like, which produces MAKKVAIIGAGSSGLCAIKACLQEGLEPVCFERTSDIGGLWRFEERPEDGRASIYRSVIINTSKEMMCFSDFPIPEDFPNYMHNSKIMEYFRMYAQHFDLLRHIRFRTSVCRVSKRPDFASSGQWEVVTESEGKQEAAVFDAVLVCSGHHTDAHLPLSSFPGIEKFKGRYLHSRDYKDAQAFTNKKVVVIGIGNSGSDLAVEISQTAQQVFLSTRRGAWILNRVGDQGYPIDTILTTRMKTFLQGLLSSSMACDYMEKKLNARFDHSRYGLKPKHRVLHQHPTVNDDLPNRIISGRVRVKPNVQEFTETSAVFEDGTREDVDAVVFATGYSFSFPFLEGCVKVVENQIPLYKFVFPPDLEKPTLAFIGLIQPLGAIMPISELQCRWATRVFKGLNELPPRHDMEADIEQKKEVMAKRYVKSQRHTIQVDYIPYMDELACQLGVKPSLLSLFLTDPKLAVEVAFGPCTPYQYRLRGPGAWAGAREAILTQQQRILKPLQTRHVEESTSTPAIPLIFKLLGAVAILAAVFAYL; this is translated from the exons ATGGCAAAGAAGGTGGCCATCATCGGCGCGGGCAGCAGCGGGCTGTGCGCCATCAAAGCCTgcctgcaggaggggctggagcccgTCTGCTTCGAGAGGACCAGCGACATCGGAGGCCTCTGGAGGTTTGAG GAGCGCCCCGAGGATGGCCGTGCCAGCATCTACCGCTCTGTCATCATCAACACCTCCAAGGAGATGATGTGCTTCAGCGACTTCCCCATCCCCGAGGACTTCCCCAACTACATGCACAACTCCAAGATCATGGAGTACTTCCGCATGTACGCCCAGCACTTTGACCTGCTCCGCCACATCCGCTTCAGG ACCAGCGTGTGCCGCGTGTCCAAGCGCCCCGACTTCGCCAGCAGCGGGCAGTGGGAGGTGGTGACCGAGAGCGAGGGGAAGCAGGAGGCGGCTGTCTTCGATGCCGTGCTGGTGTGCAGCGGGCACCACACCGACGCACACCTCCCGCTCAGTTCCTTCCCAG GAATTGAGAAGTTCAAGGGCCGCTACCTCCACAGCCGAGACTACAAGGACGCTCAGGCTTTCACAAACAAAAAGGTTGTTGTCATTGGGATCGGGAATTCAGGGTCAGACCTGGCTGTGGAGATCAGCCAAACAGCCCAGCAG GTCTTCCTCAGCACTCGCAGGGGTGCATGGATCCTGAACCGTGTTGGAGATCAGGGCTACCCCATCGACACCATCTTAACCACCCGCATGAAGACattcctgcaggggctgctcagctcATCCATGGCATGTGACTACATGGAGAAGAAGCTGAATGCCAGGTTTGACCACTCACGTTACGGCCTGAAGCCAAAGCACAG GGTTCTTCACCAGCACCCGACCGTCAACGATGACCTGCCCAACCGCATCATTTCGGGCAGGGTGCGGGTGAAGCCCAACGTCCAGGAGTTCACAGAGACGTCTGCCGTCTTTGAGGACGGCACCAGGGAAGACGTTGATGCCGTAGTTTTTGCCACAGGATAcagcttctccttccccttccttgaGGGCTGTGTGAAGGTGGTGGAGAACCAGATTCCCCTCTACAAATTTGTGTTCCCCCCTGACCTGGAGAAGCCAACGCTGGCTTTCATCGGCCTCATCCAGCCCCTGGGTGCCATCATGCCTATCTCAGAGCTCCAGTGTCGCTGGGCCACCCGTGTCTTCAAAG GGCTGAATGAGCTGCCCCCACGGCACGACATGGAGGCTGACATTGAGCAGAAGAAAGAAGTGATGGCAAAGCG GTACGTGAAGAGCCAGCGGCACACCATCCAGGTGGATTACATCCCTTACATGGACGAGCTCGCCTGCCAGCTGGGGGTCAAGCCCAGCCTGCTCAGCCTGTTCCTCACGGACCCCAAGCTGGCAGTGGAGGTGGCCTTCGGCCCTTGCACGCCGTACCAGTACCGGCTGCGGGGCCCGGGCGCGTGGGCGGGTGCCAGGGAGGCCATCCTCACGCAGCAGCAGCGCATCCTCAAGCCCCTGCAGACACGACATGTGGAGGAGAGCACCTCAACCCCTGCCATACCCCTCATCTTCAAGCTGCTTGGGGCCGTGGCCATCCTGGCAGCTGTTTTTGCTTACTTGTAG